The proteins below come from a single Streptomyces spongiicola genomic window:
- a CDS encoding amidohydrolase, giving the protein MSREPDAGLPGESELPGGHVLPGTLPDALRTELIAFRRDLHMHPELGNQEFRTTAAIRTRLEAAGLHPQVLSTGTGLVCDVGADRVRPMLALRADIDGLPIPDTKAGVPYRSTVPDRAHACGHDVHTTVVLGAGLVLADLDRQGLLPHPVRLIFQPAEEVLPGGAADAIESGVLDGVGRIIAVHCDPRVDAGRIGLRAGPITSACDRLEITLDGPGGHTARPHLTTDLVTAAAKIVTEVPALLARRVDTRSGLALTWGRIESGHACNVIPQHAELAGTVRCLDLPAWREAPDLVHAAVDEIATLHRAKSQINYIRGVPPVVNDPVVAELLHDAHAARRGSQAIEDTEQSLGGEDFSWYLEHVPGAMARLGVRAPGSGTRLDLHRGDFDVDEEAIRVGVELFTAAALLDDHRS; this is encoded by the coding sequence ATGTCCCGCGAGCCCGACGCCGGCCTCCCCGGCGAGTCCGAGCTGCCCGGCGGCCACGTTCTGCCCGGCACGCTGCCCGACGCCCTGCGCACCGAACTCATCGCCTTCCGCCGGGACTTGCACATGCACCCGGAACTCGGGAACCAGGAGTTCCGCACGACTGCCGCGATCAGGACGCGGCTGGAGGCCGCCGGCCTCCACCCGCAGGTGCTCTCGACCGGCACGGGACTCGTGTGCGACGTGGGTGCCGACCGGGTGCGGCCCATGCTCGCGCTGCGCGCGGACATCGACGGGCTGCCGATCCCGGACACCAAGGCGGGGGTGCCGTACCGCTCGACCGTGCCGGACCGGGCCCACGCCTGCGGCCACGACGTTCACACCACGGTGGTGCTCGGCGCCGGGCTGGTGCTCGCCGACCTCGACCGGCAGGGGCTGCTGCCCCACCCGGTGCGGTTGATCTTCCAGCCGGCGGAGGAGGTGCTGCCGGGCGGCGCGGCCGACGCGATCGAGTCCGGGGTGCTGGACGGAGTGGGCCGGATCATCGCGGTGCACTGCGACCCGCGGGTCGACGCCGGCCGGATCGGACTGCGCGCCGGTCCCATCACCTCGGCGTGCGACCGGCTGGAGATCACCCTCGACGGCCCCGGCGGCCACACCGCCCGCCCGCATCTGACCACGGACCTGGTCACGGCCGCCGCCAAGATCGTCACCGAGGTCCCCGCGCTGTTGGCCCGCCGGGTCGACACCCGTTCCGGACTCGCTCTGACCTGGGGCCGCATCGAGTCCGGGCACGCCTGCAACGTGATCCCGCAGCACGCGGAACTCGCGGGTACCGTCCGCTGCCTGGACCTGCCGGCCTGGCGGGAGGCCCCGGACCTGGTGCACGCGGCGGTCGACGAGATCGCGACCCTGCACCGGGCGAAGTCCCAGATCAACTACATCCGCGGGGTGCCGCCCGTGGTCAACGACCCCGTGGTCGCCGAGCTGCTGCACGACGCGCATGCCGCGCGGCGCGGATCGCAGGCGATCGAGGACACCGAGCAGAGCCTCGGCGGTGAGGACTTCTCCTGGTACCTGGAACACGTCCCGGGCGCCATGGCGCGCCTGGGCGTCCGTGCCCCTGGGTCGGGCACCCGCCTCGACCTGCACCGGGGCGACTTCGATGTGGACGAGGAGGCCATCCGTGTCGGCGTCGAACTCTTCACCGCGGCGGCGCTGCTCGACGACCACCGATCGTAA
- a CDS encoding BMP family lipoprotein — translation MRRITRIATVGIASAALALSATACGGKTSSETGSDGGTKAAIAYDIGGRGDQSFNDAAYTGLAKAEKELGVKGTEAEPSEGEADPDKVQRLTSLARAGNNPVIGVGFAYAPAIAEVAPKFPDTTFGLIDDTSKTGKNIANLVFNEEQGSYLAGVAAAKVTKSDTVGFIGGVETPLIKKFEAGYVQGVKDTNKDVNVKVQYLTQPPDFGGFSKPDLGKAAAQGQLDAGADVIYAAAGLAGSGSIEAAAKAKKWAIGVDSDQYNQQGLAAYKDFILTSVTKDISDAVFNLIKSVKDGKPQSGEIRYGLDKDGVGLATSNPAFTKMTDVVAAVDKAKADIIAGKIDVKSAP, via the coding sequence GTGCGCCGGATCACCAGGATCGCCACCGTGGGCATAGCGTCCGCGGCTCTCGCGCTGTCCGCCACCGCGTGTGGCGGCAAGACCTCGTCCGAGACCGGCTCGGACGGTGGTACCAAGGCCGCCATCGCCTACGACATCGGCGGTCGCGGCGACCAGTCGTTCAACGACGCCGCCTACACGGGCCTCGCCAAGGCCGAGAAGGAACTCGGCGTCAAGGGCACCGAGGCCGAGCCCAGCGAGGGCGAGGCGGACCCGGACAAGGTCCAGCGCCTCACGTCGCTGGCCCGCGCCGGCAACAACCCGGTGATCGGCGTCGGCTTCGCCTACGCTCCGGCCATCGCCGAGGTCGCTCCGAAGTTCCCGGACACCACCTTCGGTCTCATCGACGACACCTCCAAGACCGGCAAGAACATCGCCAACCTGGTCTTCAACGAGGAGCAGGGCTCGTACCTGGCCGGTGTCGCCGCCGCCAAGGTGACGAAGTCCGACACCGTCGGCTTCATCGGCGGCGTCGAGACCCCGCTGATCAAGAAGTTCGAGGCGGGCTACGTCCAGGGTGTCAAGGACACCAACAAGGACGTCAACGTCAAGGTCCAGTACCTGACCCAGCCGCCGGACTTCGGCGGCTTCTCGAAGCCGGACCTCGGCAAGGCCGCCGCGCAGGGCCAGCTCGACGCCGGCGCCGACGTGATCTACGCCGCCGCCGGTCTCGCGGGCTCCGGCTCGATCGAGGCGGCTGCCAAGGCCAAGAAGTGGGCCATCGGCGTCGACTCGGACCAGTACAACCAGCAGGGCCTGGCCGCGTACAAGGACTTCATCCTCACCTCGGTGACCAAGGACATCTCGGACGCCGTCTTCAACCTGATCAAGTCGGTCAAGGACGGCAAGCCGCAGTCCGGTGAGATCCGCTACGGCCTGGACAAGGACGGCGTGGGCCTGGCCACCTCCAACCCGGCCTTCACCAAGATGACGGACGTCGTCGCCGCGGTCGACAAGGCCAAGGCCGACATCATCGCCGGCAAGATCGACGTCAAGTCCGCTCCGTAG
- a CDS encoding ABC transporter ATP-binding protein — MNASSPSTPPAVELRGITKRFPGVVANHDIDITIGKGTVHALVGENGAGKSTLMKILYGMQKPDEGTITIDGGQVGFHSPADAIAAGIGMVHQHFMLADNLTVLENVVLGGEKLYGIGAKARDRIREISDAYGLNIRPDVLVEQLGVADRQRVEILKVLYRGARTLILDEPTAVLVPQEVDALFDNLRELKAEGLTVIFISHKLGEVLSVADEITVIRRGTTVGTADPRGTTPKQLAELMVGSELPSPETRESTVTDVPMLDVDGLRLTATDPDGVVREVLDGITLTIHKGEVMGIAGVEGNGQTELIEALMGMRDPDGGVITLDGTDISRVPTRKRREDGIGYIPEDRHRHGLLLESPLWENRILGHVTERPNSVKGLLDLKAARKDTERIVREYDVRTPGIEVTAASLSGGNQQKLIVGREMSHNPKLLIAAHPTRGVDVGAQAQIWDQIREARREGLAVLLISADLDELIGLSDTLRVMYRGRLVADADPATITPEELGSAMTGAATGHLEHNENGEGR, encoded by the coding sequence ATCAACGCGTCCAGTCCGTCAACGCCGCCGGCTGTAGAACTGCGCGGCATCACCAAGCGCTTCCCCGGCGTCGTCGCCAACCACGACATCGACATCACCATCGGCAAGGGCACGGTCCACGCTCTCGTCGGTGAGAACGGTGCCGGCAAGTCGACCCTGATGAAGATCCTCTACGGCATGCAGAAGCCGGACGAGGGGACGATCACGATCGACGGCGGGCAGGTCGGCTTCCACAGCCCGGCCGACGCCATCGCGGCCGGCATCGGCATGGTCCACCAGCATTTCATGCTGGCGGACAACCTCACCGTGCTGGAGAACGTCGTGCTCGGCGGCGAGAAGCTGTACGGGATCGGGGCGAAGGCCCGCGACAGGATCAGGGAGATCTCCGACGCGTACGGGCTGAACATCCGCCCCGACGTCCTCGTCGAGCAGCTCGGTGTCGCCGACCGCCAGCGCGTCGAGATCCTCAAGGTGCTCTACCGCGGCGCCCGCACCCTGATCCTCGACGAGCCGACCGCGGTGCTGGTGCCCCAGGAGGTCGACGCGCTCTTCGACAACCTCCGCGAGCTCAAGGCCGAGGGCCTGACCGTCATCTTCATCTCCCACAAGCTGGGCGAGGTGCTCTCGGTGGCCGACGAGATCACCGTCATCCGCCGCGGCACCACCGTCGGCACCGCCGACCCGCGCGGCACCACCCCGAAGCAGCTCGCCGAGCTGATGGTGGGCAGCGAGCTGCCCTCGCCGGAGACCCGCGAGTCGACCGTGACCGACGTTCCGATGCTGGACGTCGACGGGCTGCGGCTGACCGCGACCGACCCCGACGGCGTCGTCCGGGAGGTCCTCGACGGCATCACCCTCACCATCCACAAGGGCGAGGTCATGGGCATCGCCGGTGTCGAGGGCAACGGCCAGACCGAGCTCATCGAGGCGCTGATGGGCATGCGCGACCCCGACGGCGGCGTCATCACCCTCGACGGGACGGACATCTCCCGTGTGCCGACCCGCAAGCGCCGCGAGGACGGCATCGGCTACATCCCCGAGGACCGCCACCGCCACGGACTGCTGCTCGAGTCGCCGCTCTGGGAGAACCGCATCCTCGGCCACGTCACCGAGCGGCCCAACAGCGTCAAGGGCCTGCTCGACCTCAAGGCGGCCCGCAAGGACACCGAGCGGATCGTCCGCGAGTACGACGTCCGCACCCCCGGCATCGAGGTCACGGCCGCGTCCCTGTCCGGCGGCAACCAGCAGAAGCTGATCGTCGGCCGCGAGATGAGCCACAACCCCAAGCTGCTGATCGCCGCCCACCCCACCCGGGGCGTGGACGTCGGCGCGCAGGCGCAGATCTGGGACCAGATCCGCGAGGCGCGGCGGGAGGGCCTGGCGGTGCTGCTGATCTCCGCCGACCTGGACGAGCTGATCGGGCTCTCCGACACCCTGCGGGTGATGTACCGCGGCCGGCTGGTCGCGGACGCCGACCCCGCCACGATCACCCCCGAGGAGCTGGGTTCGGCCATGACCGGCGCTGCCACCGGGCACCTCGAGCACAACGAGAACGGTGAGGGCCGATGA
- a CDS encoding ABC transporter permease yields the protein MKKFDKDRLLLGLAGPGLALVVAFLLTSVVLLVSDRDPIEPYRLMFQTAEFTDVQVNIVNQAGTYYLAALAVAVGFRMNLFNIGVDGQYRLAVMLAAVVGASVELPGPLHILLIVIVAMLVGALWAGIAGILKTTRGVSEVVSTIMLNAIATSLIAWMILPANLGEQLPGSNDLTTGEIAESGWFPGLSMEGGTIYGFTLVAFALGIVYWFTLNRTRFGFDLRATGASESAAQASGVDSKKMILTAMLISGAVAGLVGMPLLLGQTHTYSLSFPAGVGFTGITIALLGRNNPIGIFFAALLISFIEKTSADLDQFGYEKEIATIMQGLIVISVVVSYELVRQYGLRRQQQKVGEELAAQARRNREEVAL from the coding sequence ATGAAGAAGTTCGACAAGGACCGGCTGCTCCTCGGCCTCGCCGGCCCGGGCCTCGCCCTGGTCGTGGCGTTCCTGCTCACCTCGGTGGTGCTGCTCGTCTCGGACCGCGACCCGATCGAGCCGTACCGCCTGATGTTCCAGACGGCCGAGTTCACGGACGTCCAGGTCAACATCGTCAACCAGGCCGGCACGTACTACCTCGCCGCGCTCGCCGTGGCCGTCGGCTTCCGGATGAACCTGTTCAACATCGGTGTGGACGGCCAGTACCGCCTCGCCGTGATGCTCGCCGCCGTCGTCGGCGCGTCCGTCGAACTGCCCGGCCCCCTGCACATCCTGCTGATCGTGATCGTCGCCATGCTGGTCGGGGCGCTCTGGGCCGGTATCGCCGGAATCCTCAAGACCACCCGCGGGGTCAGCGAGGTCGTCTCCACGATCATGCTCAACGCGATCGCCACCAGCCTGATCGCCTGGATGATCCTCCCCGCCAACCTCGGCGAGCAGCTGCCCGGCTCGAACGACCTGACCACCGGCGAGATCGCCGAGTCCGGCTGGTTCCCCGGCCTGTCGATGGAGGGCGGCACCATCTACGGCTTCACCCTCGTCGCCTTCGCCCTCGGCATCGTCTACTGGTTCACGCTCAACCGCACCCGCTTCGGCTTCGACCTGCGCGCCACCGGCGCCAGCGAGTCCGCGGCGCAGGCGAGCGGTGTCGACTCCAAGAAGATGATCCTCACCGCCATGCTGATCTCGGGCGCGGTGGCCGGTCTCGTCGGCATGCCGCTGCTGCTGGGCCAGACCCACACGTACAGCCTGAGCTTCCCGGCCGGCGTCGGCTTCACCGGCATCACCATCGCCCTGCTGGGCCGCAACAACCCGATCGGCATCTTCTTCGCCGCGCTCCTCATCTCCTTCATCGAGAAGACCTCGGCCGACCTGGACCAGTTCGGCTACGAGAAGGAGATCGCGACGATCATGCAGGGGCTCATCGTGATCTCCGTCGTCGTGTCCTACGAACTCGTCCGCCAGTACGGGCTCCGCCGCCAGCAGCAGAAGGTCGGCGAGGAACTCGCCGCCCAGGCCCGCAGGAACAGGGAAGAGGTCGCGCTGTGA
- a CDS encoding ABC transporter permease: MSESTSTVSTTSTAPRKGGGRPTLSLPVILLAVAAGLALFSLVRVISGANDLTSVGQVSGALQLAVPIGLAGLGGLWAERAGVINIGLEGMMIMGTWFGAWAGFQWGPWSGVLMGVVGGALGGLLHAIMTVTFNVNHIVSGVAINILAVGVTRYLSNFTFAEEPGGSSKQSPRIDEIPEITIPGLSEALADLQARHWFFVSDLAGVLGGLVTDLSLLTVIALLLVPATWLILWRTGFGLRLRSCGENPVAAETLGVNVYKYKYIAVIASGGLAGLGGAFLVIVSTGIYQEGQTGGRGYIGLAAMIFGNWMPGGMALGAGLFGFTDSLKLRGGAENVHAMLLLLAILLVLAFAWQLYKKKYWQGAISLAVAGMLFTWYGLTDALPSQFVDAAPYVTTLLVLALSAQRLRPPKADGQPYRKGQGK; this comes from the coding sequence ATGAGCGAGTCCACGAGCACGGTCTCGACGACGAGCACCGCGCCCCGGAAGGGCGGTGGACGCCCCACGCTGTCGCTGCCCGTCATCCTGCTGGCCGTCGCGGCCGGTCTCGCGCTGTTCTCACTGGTCCGAGTGATCAGCGGAGCCAACGACCTGACCTCGGTCGGCCAGGTCTCCGGAGCCCTGCAACTGGCCGTGCCGATCGGCCTCGCCGGTCTCGGCGGCCTGTGGGCCGAACGGGCCGGTGTGATCAACATCGGCCTCGAAGGCATGATGATCATGGGCACCTGGTTCGGCGCCTGGGCCGGGTTCCAGTGGGGCCCCTGGTCCGGTGTCCTGATGGGCGTCGTCGGCGGCGCGCTCGGCGGCCTGCTGCACGCGATCATGACGGTGACGTTCAACGTGAACCACATCGTCTCGGGTGTGGCCATCAACATCCTCGCCGTCGGCGTCACCCGCTACCTGTCGAACTTCACCTTCGCCGAGGAGCCCGGCGGCTCCTCGAAGCAGTCCCCGCGCATCGACGAGATCCCCGAGATCACCATCCCCGGGCTCTCGGAGGCCCTGGCGGACCTCCAGGCCAGACACTGGTTCTTCGTATCCGACCTGGCGGGCGTGCTCGGCGGCCTGGTCACCGACCTGTCCCTGCTGACGGTGATCGCACTGCTGCTGGTGCCCGCCACCTGGTTGATCCTGTGGCGCACCGGCTTCGGCCTGCGGCTGCGGTCCTGCGGTGAGAACCCCGTCGCCGCCGAGACCCTCGGCGTCAACGTCTACAAGTACAAGTACATCGCGGTGATCGCCTCCGGCGGGCTCGCCGGACTCGGCGGCGCCTTCCTCGTGATCGTCTCCACCGGCATCTACCAGGAGGGCCAGACCGGCGGCCGCGGCTACATCGGTCTCGCCGCGATGATCTTCGGCAACTGGATGCCGGGAGGAATGGCACTCGGAGCCGGACTGTTCGGCTTCACCGACAGCCTCAAGCTGCGCGGCGGCGCCGAGAACGTCCACGCCATGCTTCTGCTGCTGGCGATCCTGCTGGTGCTGGCCTTCGCCTGGCAGCTGTACAAGAAGAAGTACTGGCAGGGCGCGATCTCCCTCGCCGTCGCCGGCATGCTCTTCACCTGGTACGGACTCACCGACGCGCTGCCCAGCCAGTTCGTGGACGCCGCTCCCTATGTCACCACCCTGCTGGTCCTCGCGCTCTCGGCACAGCGCCTCAGGCCGCCGAAGGCCGACGGTCAGCCGTACCGGAAGGGGCAGGGCAAGTGA
- a CDS encoding cytidine deaminase has translation MTPGPAPAAEAGAADWAALREAARDAMSHAYVPYSGYPVGAAALVDDGRTVSGCNVENASYGLSLCAECGLVSQLQASGGGRLTHFTCVDGNGDVLMPCGRCRQLLYEFGGPALLLDTEAGILPLSEMLPLAFGPQKLGPGGPGPDRPGSQEPGPEKSGPEGSGPEGLR, from the coding sequence GTGACGCCCGGCCCCGCCCCGGCCGCCGAGGCCGGAGCCGCCGACTGGGCGGCCCTGCGCGAGGCCGCACGGGACGCGATGTCCCACGCGTACGTCCCCTACTCGGGCTACCCGGTCGGTGCGGCCGCCCTCGTCGACGACGGCCGCACCGTCAGCGGCTGCAACGTCGAGAACGCCTCGTACGGCCTGTCGCTGTGCGCCGAGTGCGGACTCGTGTCGCAGTTGCAGGCCTCGGGCGGCGGCCGGCTCACCCACTTCACCTGTGTGGACGGCAACGGCGACGTGCTGATGCCGTGCGGCCGCTGCCGCCAGCTCCTGTACGAGTTCGGCGGGCCCGCCCTGCTGCTGGACACCGAGGCGGGCATCCTGCCCCTCTCCGAGATGCTGCCCCTGGCCTTCGGCCCGCAGAAGCTGGGCCCCGGCGGGCCCGGCCCGGACCGGCCGGGGTCGCAGGAACCGGGCCCGGAGAAATCCGGCCCGGAGGGATCCGGCCCGGAAGGGCTCCGCTAG
- a CDS encoding thymidine phosphorylase, whose protein sequence is MDAISVIRTKRDRGELSPEQIDWVIDAYTRGEVADEQMSALAMAILLNGMNRTEIARWTAAMIASGERMDFSSLSRPTADKHSTGGVGDKITLPLAPLVAACGAAVPQLSGRGLGHTGGTLDKLESIPGWRALLSNEEMLRVLDTTGAVICAAGDGLAPADKKLYALRDVTGTVEAIPLIASSIMSKKIAEGTGSLVLDVKVGSGAFMKNVRDARELASTMVGLGTDHGVRTVALLTDMSTPLGLTAGNALEVRESVEVLAGGGPADVVELTLALAREMLDAAGVGDADPAKALADGSAMDVWRRMVAAQGGDPDAALPVAREQHVVTATASGVLTRLDAYRVGVAAWRLGAGRARKEDPVQAGAGVELHAKPGDEVTAGAPLMTLHTDTPEKFDYALRSLEGSFDIAAPGTAHEATPVVLERIA, encoded by the coding sequence ATGGACGCCATCTCCGTCATCCGCACCAAGCGCGACCGAGGCGAACTCTCCCCCGAGCAGATCGACTGGGTCATCGACGCGTACACCCGCGGCGAGGTCGCCGACGAGCAGATGTCGGCCCTGGCGATGGCGATCCTGCTCAACGGCATGAACCGCACCGAGATCGCCCGCTGGACCGCCGCCATGATCGCCTCCGGCGAGCGCATGGACTTCTCGTCGCTGTCCCGCCCGACCGCCGACAAGCACTCCACCGGCGGCGTGGGCGACAAGATCACGCTTCCGCTGGCACCGCTGGTCGCCGCCTGCGGCGCCGCCGTGCCGCAGCTGTCCGGCCGCGGCCTCGGCCACACCGGCGGCACCCTCGACAAGCTGGAGTCCATCCCCGGCTGGCGGGCGCTGCTGTCCAACGAGGAGATGCTGCGGGTCCTCGACACCACCGGTGCGGTCATCTGCGCCGCGGGCGACGGGCTCGCCCCCGCCGACAAGAAGCTCTACGCGCTGCGCGACGTCACCGGCACGGTCGAGGCGATCCCGCTGATCGCCTCCTCGATCATGTCCAAGAAGATCGCCGAGGGCACCGGCTCGCTCGTGCTGGACGTGAAGGTGGGCTCCGGTGCCTTCATGAAGAACGTCCGGGACGCCCGGGAACTGGCCTCCACCATGGTCGGCCTCGGCACGGACCACGGCGTGAGGACCGTGGCGCTGCTCACCGACATGTCCACCCCGCTCGGCCTCACCGCCGGCAACGCCCTGGAGGTCCGCGAGTCCGTCGAGGTGCTGGCGGGCGGCGGCCCCGCCGACGTCGTCGAGCTGACCCTCGCGCTGGCCCGCGAGATGCTCGACGCGGCCGGCGTCGGGGACGCCGACCCGGCGAAGGCCCTGGCCGACGGTTCGGCGATGGACGTATGGCGCCGCATGGTCGCCGCGCAGGGCGGAGACCCGGACGCCGCGCTCCCGGTCGCCCGCGAGCAGCATGTGGTCACGGCAACGGCCTCGGGCGTGCTGACCCGCCTCGACGCCTACCGGGTCGGCGTCGCGGCCTGGCGCCTGGGCGCCGGCCGGGCCCGCAAGGAGGACCCCGTGCAGGCGGGCGCCGGCGTCGAACTGCACGCCAAGCCCGGCGACGAGGTCACCGCGGGCGCCCCGCTGATGACCCTGCACACGGACACCCCCGAGAAGTTCGACTACGCCCTGCGGTCCCTGGAGGGCTCCTTCGACATCGCCGCACCGGGCACCGCCCACGAGGCGACCCCGGTGGTGCTGGAGCGCATCGCCTGA
- a CDS encoding Uma2 family endonuclease — MSALSVDPPAPHGREWDDLVRLREETDAPEGCKAEIVEGIATVSPTPANSHNSVAQRVQRQPYTVIPEDWGVYQTLAVAIPSRLGMFVPDLVVAPEAALGEPGHHIPAAAALLVVETTSKSSADHDRIEKLHGCATAGVPLYPLLDSRHSGRPTATLYGHPGNATYRVLDTVEYGEGLHISAPFDLTIDTGAFPAG, encoded by the coding sequence ATGAGCGCACTCAGCGTCGACCCACCGGCCCCTCACGGCCGGGAGTGGGACGACCTCGTCCGACTCCGGGAGGAGACGGACGCGCCCGAGGGCTGCAAGGCGGAGATCGTCGAGGGGATCGCCACCGTGTCACCCACGCCTGCGAACAGCCACAACAGCGTCGCCCAGCGGGTCCAGCGGCAGCCGTACACGGTGATTCCCGAGGACTGGGGCGTCTACCAGACCCTGGCCGTGGCCATTCCCTCTCGGCTGGGCATGTTCGTTCCGGACCTGGTCGTGGCGCCCGAGGCGGCTCTCGGCGAACCCGGCCACCACATCCCCGCCGCGGCCGCCCTGCTCGTCGTCGAGACCACCTCGAAGTCCAGCGCCGACCACGACCGGATCGAGAAGCTGCACGGCTGCGCGACGGCCGGAGTGCCCTTGTATCCGCTGCTCGACAGCCGGCACTCGGGGCGGCCCACAGCGACCCTGTACGGACATCCCGGGAACGCCACGTACCGCGTACTCGACACGGTGGAGTACGGAGAAGGGCTGCACATCTCCGCCCCCTTCGACCTCACGATCGACACCGGCGCCTTCCCCGCCGGCTGA
- a CDS encoding STAS domain-containing protein, which yields MDSIEQPVVLELSGRITPADVPLLCARLWRHTAAGGAGGEIVCDAGRLAVADLTAVHAVARLRLTARRLGRELRLVNAGPELLALLDLTGLGGDDPGRAAPVSPRC from the coding sequence ATGGACAGCATCGAGCAGCCCGTCGTTCTGGAACTCAGCGGCCGGATCACCCCGGCCGATGTGCCGTTGCTGTGCGCCCGGCTGTGGAGACACACCGCCGCCGGAGGTGCCGGCGGGGAGATCGTGTGCGACGCGGGCCGGCTGGCCGTCGCCGATCTGACGGCCGTGCACGCCGTGGCCCGGCTGCGGCTGACCGCGCGGAGACTGGGCCGGGAGCTGCGGCTGGTGAACGCCGGTCCCGAACTGCTCGCCCTGCTCGACCTCACCGGGCTGGGCGGCGACGACCCGGGCCGGGCGGCTCCGGTCAGCCCCCGGTGCTGA
- a CDS encoding sigma-70 family RNA polymerase sigma factor, translating into MDDQATARDLESRLEGHRRELTGYCYRMLGSAFEAEDAVQDTMVRAWKNLGKFEGRSSLRSWLYRIATNVCLDMLQAGNRRARPMDLTEATPVARARLTARPEITWLEPVPDGRVLPSVADPADTAVERESIRLAFVAALQHLPARQRAVLILREVLAWKAAEVAELLGTSTASVNSALQRARASLADYDPSDSDAADPLDEEQQQLLERYVAAFQGYDMRALTALLHEDATMSMPPYDLWLRGHDDITGWMLGPGEVCRGSKLLPTVANGSPAFAQYHRGRDCEGYTPWALIVLEVTGGRIGAMDFFLDTERWFPLFGLPERLSAGGRVPERLSAGG; encoded by the coding sequence ATGGATGATCAGGCGACGGCACGGGACCTCGAATCCAGGCTGGAGGGCCACCGGAGGGAGCTGACCGGATACTGCTACCGCATGCTCGGCTCCGCCTTCGAGGCGGAGGACGCGGTCCAGGACACCATGGTGCGGGCCTGGAAGAACCTCGGGAAGTTCGAGGGCAGGTCCTCGCTGCGGTCCTGGCTGTACCGCATCGCCACCAACGTGTGCCTGGACATGCTTCAGGCGGGCAACCGCCGGGCCCGTCCGATGGACCTGACCGAGGCCACCCCGGTGGCGCGGGCCCGGCTCACCGCCCGTCCGGAGATCACCTGGCTGGAGCCGGTGCCGGACGGGCGGGTGCTGCCGTCCGTGGCCGACCCGGCCGACACGGCGGTGGAGCGCGAGTCGATCAGGCTGGCGTTCGTCGCGGCGCTCCAGCACCTGCCCGCGAGGCAGCGCGCGGTGCTGATCCTGCGGGAGGTGCTGGCGTGGAAGGCCGCCGAAGTGGCCGAACTCCTGGGCACGTCCACCGCCTCGGTCAACAGCGCGCTCCAGCGGGCCCGCGCCTCCCTCGCCGACTACGACCCCTCGGACTCCGATGCGGCGGACCCGCTCGACGAGGAGCAGCAGCAGTTGCTGGAGCGCTATGTCGCCGCCTTCCAGGGGTACGACATGCGGGCGCTGACGGCGCTGCTCCACGAGGACGCCACGATGTCCATGCCCCCGTACGACCTGTGGCTGCGCGGCCACGACGACATCACGGGCTGGATGCTCGGTCCCGGGGAGGTGTGCCGCGGCTCGAAGCTGCTCCCGACGGTGGCCAACGGTTCGCCGGCCTTCGCGCAGTACCACCGCGGCCGGGACTGCGAGGGCTACACGCCGTGGGCGCTGATCGTCCTGGAGGTCACCGGCGGCCGGATCGGCGCGATGGACTTCTTCCTCGACACCGAGCGGTGGTTCCCGCTGTTCGGGCTGCCGGAGCGGCTCAGCGCCGGGGGCCGAGTGCCGGAGCGGCTCAGCGCCGGGGGCTGA
- a CDS encoding L,D-transpeptidase family protein, which produces MRRRGGVALGAAGLVVPLSLALGAAPAQAASCTTSTGPYQKEVEKFMGLKVDGRQSPSDCKAIQTFQRWHGITPTVGYAGPVTWRTMSTILAQRAAGTTPNKAGVCPTTKGRIACVDLTRQLSWIQDGAKLTYGPVPVRTGRDGAETRTGAKRIYYRSANHWSTIYKVWMPHSQFFDGGQAFHSVTKSMYNPPGSGGCVNMRPADAKAYWNLLRNGDDVHVYGRKPGT; this is translated from the coding sequence ATACGGAGACGGGGTGGCGTCGCCCTCGGCGCCGCCGGGCTGGTGGTGCCGCTGAGCCTGGCGCTCGGCGCCGCGCCGGCCCAGGCGGCGTCGTGCACGACGTCGACCGGGCCCTACCAGAAGGAGGTCGAGAAGTTCATGGGCCTGAAGGTCGACGGGCGGCAGTCGCCGTCGGACTGCAAGGCGATCCAGACCTTCCAGCGGTGGCACGGGATCACCCCGACCGTCGGCTACGCGGGTCCGGTCACCTGGCGCACGATGAGCACCATCCTCGCCCAGCGGGCCGCGGGCACGACCCCGAACAAGGCCGGCGTCTGCCCGACCACCAAGGGGCGCATCGCCTGCGTCGACCTGACCAGGCAGCTGAGCTGGATCCAGGACGGGGCGAAGCTGACGTACGGGCCGGTCCCGGTGCGGACCGGGCGGGACGGCGCGGAGACCCGGACCGGCGCGAAGCGGATCTACTACCGCAGCGCCAACCACTGGTCGACGATCTACAAGGTGTGGATGCCGCACTCGCAGTTCTTCGACGGCGGGCAGGCGTTCCACTCGGTCACCAAGAGCATGTACAACCCGCCCGGCTCCGGAGGGTGCGTCAATATGCGGCCGGCGGACGCCAAGGCGTACTGGAACCTGCTCAGGAACGGGGACGACGTGCACGTCTACGGTCGCAAGCCCGGCACCTGA